The stretch of DNA CCTGTACTTTAAATAATGATGGCTGAGTATATGTATGGGTGATGCgtgcatatatgtatgtatggagATGCATGCAGGCAAACGAGACATCAATCCTTGTAGATGCGTCCAATTACATCAAAGAGCTCAAGGACAAGCTTCATCAGGAGCCTGAGGATGCACAGCTGGACAGCACTAGTAGTTCCATGCCAATGCCAAGAGTACGTCCACAGTCCACTACACAGATTTTGCTCctgtctaacaaaaagtatctttaGGTACTGGTACtttaaggtaccaaatcgtttttcaccattggatctaagTACGTAGGATATACACAGTTAGATCCAATAATTAGAAATAATATAGATACCGATagctagaaatattttttattggactgaagcaaatctcgtATGTGTATCCATCGTGTTGTGAATTCTTTGTCGATCGCCCTGTTCCCTGAGCAGTAGATAATTTTGAATCATTTATATGATTCGAAATTTACAccacaatataaacatttatatgaattgattAGTATAAAGAACtaatctaataaatttagagttcaaAAATTGATCATTGATTTGACAAAGTATATTTTGACATCTTTTTAATCtataataaacaatatataaatatttatattttggggaTAGAGATAATACCACGTATTGTAAGGACACGTATATAGAATATATAAGCATGTGCTATACTGAAAAAGGGGATATGCATGCTAACACGGGCCTTAATTCACTGAGCGTAATATCGGATCACCCTTATCTTAATATAGTTTCCTTTTTAGGAATTACTATGTACAGTGATAGGTAGTCAGCACATGAATTAAatgtaactttttaaataagaaaattcaaataaacatAGCATTCGatcatgtaattaattaagtgtatatatttatatttatacatatatatatgcaggtgAGTGTTTCATGTGTAGAGGTAGAGAATAAGAAAAAAGGGTTTCGGATCAATGTGTCACTGGAGAAGAGTCAACCTGAGTTGCTGACGTGGGTGCTGGAAGCATTCGAGGAGATTGGGCTTGACGTCCTCGACGCCGACGTGTCCTGCGCACACCACGCCGCCTTTCGCTTTGAAGCGCTTGGAATTGGATCCACCACCCATGTACGTCCCTGCAGTTCGATTGCTACACGACATTAATATTGAAATTAACTATTtgtgattatatatatgcagagcGAGGATGCAGAGAGCATGGATGTGCAAATGGTTCGGCAGGCAGTGTTGCAAGCCATCAAGAAATGCATTGACCACCACAGCAGCGATGACTAGTAATTTTTAAGCATGGCTTTGGATCGATGCAGcacgtatgcatgcatgtgtatgaTGAAGGTTGGCTACGTATATATCATCCATCTGATCCAGAATTTGATGGTGCAACTTAATTGTCCTTGGCCGTAGCGCAAGCTTATTGTCAGGATACTATATTTCCCATCTTTTAATAATTTGGTATGGTAAGAAGTCAACATCGatgtatattaaaaaagtGTACAAGAGCAACGCTATGTTTGTTGTTTAATTTGTGCAAAGAAATCATTTACGAGCTCGGATGAATTCAATAATCTTGTGTTTGATTTCATCACATTAGTTTCAAACAAATTACTCATCAAAAGTAGTATGTACTATCATTTACACGTTTAATTTGTACATCATCTAAAGTGGagtataaaaaaagaaaaacttagaGTTGGAACCCTAGTTATAGGTTGCCGGCTGGGTCGTCTTGGCGGGAAATGTCTTTAAGATCatatgcatgattaatattttctgatgaacaattgcttgcgatttgatttttaaattgaatttggtttggaaacaattaaggtgttggtgcgagtgtgtgtaactaatgtgagtcagattgcgatatctgtgctcgaaaacagttggtttgtctctagttgtgcaagTGACTTGAGATCAATATCATTCAACAGTGGcgggatcgtgactaagcttagggaggagctgaggtccgaaCGATCGAGAATGCcgggtgacgatattgaatgcAAGTTGACACATGAtggaggaacaccgtgtgggatggaatcgtaacgggcttcacatgttgtatgtgtaagcgccggaaaaatcgggaagtaaatc from Oryza brachyantha chromosome 12, ObraRS2, whole genome shotgun sequence encodes:
- the LOC102701688 gene encoding uncharacterized protein LOC102701688 isoform X2, which encodes MRCMQANETSILVDASNYIKELKDKLHQEPEDAQLDSTSSSMPMPRVSVSCVEVENKKKGFRINVSLEKSQPELLTWVLEAFEEIGLDVLDADVSCAHHAAFRFEALGIGSTTHSEDAESMDVQMVRQAVLQAIKKCIDHHSSDD
- the LOC102701688 gene encoding uncharacterized protein LOC102701688 isoform X1 — encoded protein: MSGGKKMKEKKAAAGLEEKLQLLRSVTKSNAANETSILVDASNYIKELKDKLHQEPEDAQLDSTSSSMPMPRVSVSCVEVENKKKGFRINVSLEKSQPELLTWVLEAFEEIGLDVLDADVSCAHHAAFRFEALGIGSTTHSEDAESMDVQMVRQAVLQAIKKCIDHHSSDD